GGAACAAGTTCAGAACATAGAGTAGGAGGTGTTTCACTTGTACGGACTCATAAACGTCGGGTTCGGAAATGTTATCATCGGTGACAGAGTTATCGCAATTGTGAATCCCGAATCCGCACCACTGAAAAGGTTGAAGGAAGTGGCCAAGGATGAAGGAAAGCTAATCGATGCAACATACGGTAGAAAGACAAGAGCAATAGTCATCACTGATAGTAATCATATTATCCTTTCTGCAATTCAACCTGAGACAATCGCCTCTAGATTCATGCAGACATTCAGCGACATTGAAAAGCTCCTGGAAGATATCAGGGTATCTGGACAGAATTTTGAAGAATGAAAGGTATAGTCTTTGTGATGAGTGGTCCTTCGGGGGCCGGAAAGACCTCGATACTCAAAGAAGTACTTAAGTGCAATACAAATCTTGATTTCTCAGTGTCCTATACCACAAGAGAGAGACGTCCGGCTGAGATAGATGGAAAAGACTACATATTTGTTACCGAATCTGAATTTGGTAAGCTCTTGGAAGAGAATGAATTTCTTGAATGGGCAAAGGTTCATGGAAACTATTATGGAACGTCGAGAAATCAAGTGAAAAAGAGCGTGGACTCCGGTAGAGACATACTGCTTGACGTGGATATTCAGGGAGCGATGTCAGTAATGAAAGCACTGAAGGACGCCGTTTATATCTTTGTTGCTCCCCCATCTTATGGAGAGCTGATTCGGCGCCTCGAGTCAAGGGGAACGGAAAACATCGAATCGCTGAGAATGAGGTTGGAAGATGCAAAGTGGGAACTGGAACAGGTAAAACATTTTCAGTATCTTGTTGTTAACGATAATTTAAAACACTCGGTAAGTCAGTTTGAGGCAATCATCACCGCCGAAAGGCTACGAGTTGATAGAATTGTGAATGAAAAGGGAGAAAGATTCCTGTTTGAGGAGAAGAGTATATGATTGTTAACTATGATCTGCTTTTGAAGAGAATAAGGCACAAGTACGCGATTCCGGTGGCTGCCGCCAAGAGGGCCGAAGATCTTGAGGATTTCGGACGCCCGAAGCTAGATCCTGCGACAGTGAAAGCTGCCGGCGATAAGATTACTATTGCTTTGAAGGAGTTGGAAGAAGGTTATATCAGGATTAGGAATGAAGAGATGCTGATGATTCTGGTTCCGAAAGTGAAGTAACAGTTTCTTGCTTCCCTGACCTCAGAAGAGGAAATTTCTTAATTTGCCTTGTTGACAGGGATAAAGTCATTAGATATAATAAGTATCGTGCGTCGGGCCAACGTAGCTCAATCGGAAGAGCGGCTGATTTGTAATCAGCAGGTTGGGGGTTCAAGTCCCTTCGTTGGCTCCAAGGTTAACTATCGGTGGTAAGGTGCCCGAGTGGTCAAAGGGGGCGGACTGTAAATCCGCTGGCGGAACGCCTTCGGTGGTTCAAACCCACCCCTTACCACCATTAATTTTGCTACTGTTGAGGTGCAAGCAATGGCAAAGAAAACGAAGGGAAATAAGGTTCTTGTAACTTTGAAGTGTTCGGAGTGCGGTACGAGAAACTATTACAGATTCAAGAACCGCCAGAAGAAGTATAAGATTGACTCGAGTAAGTACTGCCCGAAGTGCAGAAAACATACCGAGCACAAAGAATCCAAGTAAGGTTGAGTCGTCTCAACTGAGTCAGGAGGAATCCCATGGCCAAGGCAAAGTTTTGGAAGTTTCTTTCCGAAGTAAGGAGCGAAGTTAAGAAGGTGACGTGGCCTAACAGGGAGCAGATGATCTCGTCTACTGGAGCAGTAATCGTCATTCTGATTGTAGTGGGAGCGTTTCTTGCGCTTCTCGATGTTATTTTCACGAATGCAATTGGGTCGCTTTTGAGTTTCTTGACAGGCGCTGTTTAATGCTGTTATCCGTTGGTGATTAGTTGTGCGGAAAAGATGGTTTATAATTCAAACTTACTCAGGCCTGGAAAACTCTATCAAAGAAGCAATTCAGATCAAGATAGAGTCTTTTGGCTTTTCGCACATGTTTGGAAAGATTCTTGTTCCAGAGGAAACTAAGCTTGACAGAACTAACGTTGCCGCGGAAAAGTATATCGTCCCTGCCAACGCAAAGCTTCTAGTTAAGGATAATCAAGACGTAGCTAAAGGAGACCCTGTAGCTGAAGAAGTAGAAATCAAGGTTAAGAATGACGGTACAGTCGCGGAAATCAAAAACTACAGAGTAATCTTCATTGAGACTGCCGACAGGCGCTATACCAAAACCTATTACATTCCCGAAAGTGCAAAGATTGAGACAGGCATTAAGACTGGAGCCAGGATTAGGCAGGGAATGCCTCTTGCAAAGCAGGGCGAGTTTTTCTGTGAATTGGACGGAAAGATTGTCTATACACAGAAGATGAAGCGAATCGTTGTTGAAAAGGAAAACGGCGATGAAGACGTCTATCTGGTACATCCGGATAGTTATGATTCAAGGATTGCAAAGAAAGGAAATCTCGTAAAACGCGGGCAGCTGTTTGGTGAGACAAGAAAGATTTTCTCTAAGACCGAAGGAAGAGTGGAAATCTCAGATCTTCCAGGAAGGAAAGAGATAAAGATTTTCAAGATCGTCAGAACCAGGCTATATCCCGGGTATGTCTTCATCGAGATGATAATGAATGAAGAGACGTGGAATGTTGTCAAGAATACTCCAAATGTTGTCAACTTCGTTTCGGTAGGAGGTCAGCCTGTACAGCTCAAGGAGAAAGAAATAAAGGCCTTGTTGAGGTTGGTAGGAATTGAAGAGTATGAAGAACATTCAGGCGGTCCAGTCAAGATAGAAGTTGACTTCGATATCGGCGAGGTCGTCAGAATCAATACAGGTCCATTTGAAGACTTTGTTGGAAAAGTGACAGGTCTAGATCCTGAAAGACAGGAATTGAAAGTTGTCGTTAGTATCTTTGGAAGAGAGACACCAGTTATCCTCAGTTTGTCTGAGGTTGAGAAAATAGTCTGATCTACGAAAAAGTGGGAGGGCTAAGCCCGTTAACCACAAGGAGGTAAGCAAATATGTCTAAGAAGGTCATTGCCCAAATCAAGCTACAGCTTGAAGCGGGGAAGGCAACACCAGCACCTCCAGTAGGACCGGCTCTCGGTCAGCATGGAGTGAATATCATGGGGTTCTGCAAGCAGTTCAATGCAGAGACTTCAGACAAAGCCGGTATGGTGCTGCCGGTAGTTATTTCGGTATATGCAGACAGATCCTTCAGTTTCATCCTCAAAACTCCACCCGCCAGCTTCCTTTTGCTTAAAGCCGCCGGAATCCAAAAGGGCTCTGGAGTTCCTAATCGTGACAAGGTTGGCAAGGTTACCAGGGCACAACTAGAAGAAATCGCGAAAGTCAAAATGCCCGATCTCAATGCCAGAACAGTCGATGCTGCTGCGAAGATTATTGCTGGAACTGCTCGCAACATGGGCATCGAAATCATGGGTTGAGGAGGGGTCTGAATGCCGGTTAGATCAAAGAGATACATTCAAGCTAGAAAGTCCGTCGACAGAGCCAGAGTTTACTCTGTAGAAGAGTCTATAGACTTGTTAAGGAGTTTTCCGCCAACTAAGTTTGATGAGACTGTTGAGATGCACATAAAGCTCGGAATCGATCCTTCAAAGTCTGATCAGCAGGTTAGGGGTACAATTTCCCTTCCTCATGGAACAGGAAAGGATGTACGGGTTCTGGTGTTTGCCAAAGGAGAGCAGGCAGATGTTGCCAGACTGGCCGGAGCGGACTTTGTGGGCTCGGATGATCTTGTTCAGCAGATTCAAGGTGGCTGGACAGATTTTGATGTCGCTATCGCTACTCCTGATATGATGAGGGACATAGGTAGACTGGGTAAGGTTCTTGGCCCGCGTGGCCTGATGCCATCTCCCAAGGCCGGAACTGTGACAACCGATGTCGAAGATGCAGTCAAGGGATTCAAAGCCGGGAGAATCGAAGTGAAGAACGACAAGACGGGTAATCTTCATCTACCTGTCGGAAAGAAGTCGTTTGAAAGTGAAAAACTGCGTGAGAACTTTGTCTCGGCTCTCAATCAGATTACAAGAATGAAGCCATCCGGTTCGAAAGGTAGATTCGTTCTGAGGGTCTTCCTTACAACGACGATGGGCGCTGGAATAAAGGTAGATTTCGTTAAAGAGACAGAGAAGTAGTCAAACACAAACAAGATATAAATTCATTGCCAAAGACAGTAGGTAATTAAGAGCGTAAGCCGCCTACCGAGGCGTGTAGAAGATATAGCCTTCTGCGGCCTCGATTGTGGGGCCGCTTTTCTGAAAGGAGGTGCGAGAAGTGCTAACCAGAGAAAGAAAAGAAGAAATCGTTGAAAGTCTATCAGAGGCCTACAAGAAGTCTTCTCTAATACTGTTCGCGGACTATAAGGGCATGAAGGTCGATGGAATCACTGCTTTCAGAGACAGACTTTATGAAAAGTACGAAGATAGAGCCCAGTTCACGATAAAGAAGAACACGCTGGTCAGGCTTGCTCTAAACAATGCCGGTTTTGACGAAAGCGAATGGAAAGACTCAATTACCGGTACGACGGCAGTGCTGACTGTGGATGATGAAGATCCGATCTCAGCGCTGAAGATAATAACTGATTTCAACAAAAACAATAAGACCTTGCCAGTCATAAAAGCAGGATTTCTTGAAGGGAAATACTTCACCGGAGACCGGTCTGCAGAACTTGCAAAATTGCCTTCGAGAGATCAATTGATTGCTATGGTTGTGGGAGGATTTGCTGCTCCTATAACCGGTCTTGTCTATACTCTGAATGGAGTGCTAACGAAGTTCCTGTATGCTCTAAATGCAATTAAGGATAAAAAAGCTGAATGATTCATGTGGAGGTGTGGTAAGATGACTAAGGAAGAACTAATAGTCACAATAAAAGGAATGACAGTAGCAGAGCTTTCTGAACTTGTGAAGGCCCTCGAAGAGGAATTTGGTGTCAGCGCTGCAGCCCCTATGGCTGTTGCGGCGGTGCCTGCAGCAGGTAATGGGGCAGACGAGGAAGAGGAAGAGCAGTCTGAATTCAAGGTTGTTCTGAAGTCTTTTGGAGCGAAGAAGATCGATGTTATTAAGGTCGTAAGAACCATAACCGGACTCGGACTAAAGGAAGCCAAGGATCTTGTTGAAAAGGCTGGAACGGCGGAAGGCGTTGTCAAAGAGAGCCTTCCAAAAGCGGAGGCAGAAGAACTGAAGAAGCAGCTTGAAGAAGCTGGCGCCGAAGTCGAACTGAAGTAATTGGGCAATTGTCTGGTTACATATTTTTTGTATAATAAAGACACCCACATCAGGGAAATCCTCTGATGTGGGTTTGGTGTGCTAAAACATACGAGAGGTGATCTGATGAGAAAGGCCAATTTTGGCAAACGAGAGCGGTGGGTATTTGGAAGAGTGCATGAACCTCTTGAAATCCCGAATCTCATTGAGATCCAGACTCGTTCCTTCGAGTGGTTCATAGATGAAGGTCTTCTGAGTGTTCTGAAGAAGTATTCCCCCATCAAGTCGCAGATCCAGCGTTCGGATCTCAAGAAGGGCGAGAAAGGCTTCTCTCTGGATTTTGTATCGACCAGAATAGGCGAGGCGAAACACTCCATTCAGGAGTGTAAAGACAAAGGTCTCACGTATTCAGTTCCGCTTTATGTGACTGTAAGAATCACCGACCTTTATACCGGAGAGATCAAGGAGGAAGAGGCCTTCTTTGGATACTTGCCTTTTATGACTGACAACGCCTCCTTCATAATCAACGGAGCGGAAAGAGTAATCGTCAATCAGCTCGTGAGGTCTCCAGGTGTCTATTTTGTTGATGAACCTACGAAGGCGGTATCGGGTTCTCTTCCCATTTATATTGCGCATTTTCTGCCTGTAAAAGGTGCGTGGTTTGAGATCCTCCTTAATCCCAACAAGCAAATAATGCAGGCTAGAATCGACAGAAGAAGAAAACTGAATTTTTTTGTCTTCCTGAAGGCTCTGGGTTACGAAAACGATCTCGATTTGCTCAGGCTTTTTGAAAGTGGCTATGATGGGTCGGACGAAGATGAATTACTCGCGAATGTTGGAAGTATGATACTTGAAGACATCAAGACTCCTGGCGGGGATCTGATAGCTGAAAAGGGAACGCTACTGACTGAAGATATTATCGCAAGAGCAATCGAGGCAGACGTAAAGACAATAAAGCTGCCGCTTCCCATTGCAATGAAGACTTTCATTGCCCTGCAGAAGACATACGGAGAAGGAATGACCGAGGATGACGCTTATATTGAACTTTTCAGAAAGCTCAGACCTGGTGAGATTCCTCGAATAAATGCCGCTAAGAGCTACATAACCAACCTATACTTCAGTCCCGACCGTTTCGACTTTTCCGATGTCGGCAGATACAAGGTCAACAGCAGGCTTAAGAAGGTCTATCAAGACTACCTGAAGGAATTTGAAGGAAGGAAAGTCTCAAAGGACACGGATTACGCAGAAGAGTCCAGTGTTCTTACCGTACTTGATGTGGTCCTTGCTGCAAGGCATTTAACAGAAATAGAAAGCCGCCCGGAACTTCTCGATACGAAGGACCACCTAGGAAACAAACGGGTTAGAACAGTGGGCGAACTCATGGAAACTGAATTTGAGAAGGCCTTCATCAAAATACATAAGCTACTCGAGGAGAAGCTTACCATCTATACTTCCTTTGACAAAATCGCGGTGCAGAGTCTCGTAAATGTAAGAACGCTGATGACCACGCTGCATCAATTCTTTGCAACGAGTCAGCTTTCTCAGTTCATGGACCAGGTCAATCCGCTTGCAGAGTTAACTAACAAGAGGAGACTTTCTGCCATTGGACCGGGAGGCTTGAAGAGAGAACACGCAAGATTTGAGGTTCGTGACGTTCATCACTCCCACTACGGTAGAATGTGTCCCATAGAGACCCCTGAAGGCGCCAATATTGGACTGATGACTTCAATGGCTACCTTTGCAAAGATAGACAAGTTCGGGTTTCTCCTGACTCCTTACAGAAAGGTTCAGAAGGGAGTAGCTAGTGACGATATTGTATATCTTGCCGCAGATGAAGAAGAGCGTTACAACATAGCTCACTCAACTATCGCCATGGACGCAAAAGGTCGTATTCTGGATGAAAACGTCGAAATTCGTTATGCAGGTGAGGTAAGGTATGTCAATAGGGAAGATGTTGACTACATGTCGGTCTCTCCCAAACAGATCGTTTCAATCTCGACTTCTTTGATACCGTTTCTGGAAAATGACGATGCCAATAGAGCATTAATGGGATCAAACATGCAAAGACAGGCCGTGCCCGTTATCAAATCCGAAGCTCCCATTGTTGGGACAGGTGTCGAAGGTGTGGCTGCCAGAGATTCAGGATATGTTGTTCTTGCAAAGCACAAGGGCAAGGTAATTAGTGTTGACGGGCGAAGAATTATCGTGCAGAGGCTAGATGAAAAAGGCAAGCCTGAGCTTGATGAGAAAGGAAAGCCAATCGAAGATGTTTATACTCTGTTCAAATTCGTGAGGACAAACCAGGACACTGCGGTAAACCAAAGACCGATAGTATCTGTTGGTGAGGAAGTAGAAAAAGGAGCTCCGATCGCGGACGGTCCCTCGACGGAAATGGGAGAGCTTGCCCTTGGGAAGAACGTGCTGGTAGCTTTCATGCCCTGGGAAGGGTATAACTTCGAAGATGCTATTTTGGTCAACCAGGAACTTCTAGAAGATGACACTTTCACGACTATCCACGTTGAGATGTATGAGACGATTGCGAGAGATACTCAGTTAGGTCCGGAAGAGATCACTGCCGATATTCCTAACGTGTCGAAGGAATCTCTCAAGAATCTCGATGAGAGCGGAATAGTCAGAGTAGGTGCTTATGTTACTTCACAAGACATTCTTGTTGGAAAAGTTACACCCAAAGGCGAATCCGAAACAACTCCTGAAGAGAAGATAATCAGGTCTGTTTTCGGAGATAGGGGAAGAGATGTGAAGGATTCATCCCTGAAACTTCCTCATGGCGTCGAGGGAAGAGTAATCGATGTCAAGGTCTTCGAAAAAGAAGAAGTATCTGAGCTCGGATCTGGCATAAACAAACTTGTCAAAGTATTCGTCGGAATCAGAAAGCCTCTGGATGTGGGTGACAAGCTTGCTGGAAGGCACGGTAACAAAGGCGTTGTTTCGAATGTTATACCGAAGGAAGACATGCCCTTCCTTCCAGACGGCACTCCAATCCAACTTGTGCTTTCTCCTCTAGGTGTCCCGTCGAGAATGAACGTGGGACAGGTACTTGAGACACATCTTGGCTGGCTGGGAAAGCTTACGAATCGCTATTTTGCAACTCCTATCTTTGACGGAGCCACAGAAGACGAAATCATGACCGAGCTTTATGAAGCCAGAAAGAAGTTCGGCCTTGAAGACGGAGATAGTGAAGATTTGAAGACCGGCAAGGTAACCTTGAGAGATGGACGCACCGGCAGTCCTTTTGACTTCCCGATTGTTGTGGGAATCATGTAC
The Mesotoga sp. UBA6090 DNA segment above includes these coding regions:
- a CDS encoding DUF370 domain-containing protein, with the protein product MYGLINVGFGNVIIGDRVIAIVNPESAPLKRLKEVAKDEGKLIDATYGRKTRAIVITDSNHIILSAIQPETIASRFMQTFSDIEKLLEDIRVSGQNFEE
- the gmk gene encoding guanylate kinase, whose protein sequence is MKGIVFVMSGPSGAGKTSILKEVLKCNTNLDFSVSYTTRERRPAEIDGKDYIFVTESEFGKLLEENEFLEWAKVHGNYYGTSRNQVKKSVDSGRDILLDVDIQGAMSVMKALKDAVYIFVAPPSYGELIRRLESRGTENIESLRMRLEDAKWELEQVKHFQYLVVNDNLKHSVSQFEAIITAERLRVDRIVNEKGERFLFEEKSI
- the rpoZ gene encoding DNA-directed RNA polymerase subunit omega, whose product is MIVNYDLLLKRIRHKYAIPVAAAKRAEDLEDFGRPKLDPATVKAAGDKITIALKELEEGYIRIRNEEMLMILVPKVK
- the rpmG gene encoding 50S ribosomal protein L33, with product MAKKTKGNKVLVTLKCSECGTRNYYRFKNRQKKYKIDSSKYCPKCRKHTEHKESK
- the secE gene encoding preprotein translocase subunit SecE, translated to MAKAKFWKFLSEVRSEVKKVTWPNREQMISSTGAVIVILIVVGAFLALLDVIFTNAIGSLLSFLTGAV
- the nusG gene encoding transcription termination/antitermination protein NusG; protein product: MRKRWFIIQTYSGLENSIKEAIQIKIESFGFSHMFGKILVPEETKLDRTNVAAEKYIVPANAKLLVKDNQDVAKGDPVAEEVEIKVKNDGTVAEIKNYRVIFIETADRRYTKTYYIPESAKIETGIKTGARIRQGMPLAKQGEFFCELDGKIVYTQKMKRIVVEKENGDEDVYLVHPDSYDSRIAKKGNLVKRGQLFGETRKIFSKTEGRVEISDLPGRKEIKIFKIVRTRLYPGYVFIEMIMNEETWNVVKNTPNVVNFVSVGGQPVQLKEKEIKALLRLVGIEEYEEHSGGPVKIEVDFDIGEVVRINTGPFEDFVGKVTGLDPERQELKVVVSIFGRETPVILSLSEVEKIV
- the rplK gene encoding 50S ribosomal protein L11, producing the protein MSKKVIAQIKLQLEAGKATPAPPVGPALGQHGVNIMGFCKQFNAETSDKAGMVLPVVISVYADRSFSFILKTPPASFLLLKAAGIQKGSGVPNRDKVGKVTRAQLEEIAKVKMPDLNARTVDAAAKIIAGTARNMGIEIMG
- the rplA gene encoding 50S ribosomal protein L1; amino-acid sequence: MPVRSKRYIQARKSVDRARVYSVEESIDLLRSFPPTKFDETVEMHIKLGIDPSKSDQQVRGTISLPHGTGKDVRVLVFAKGEQADVARLAGADFVGSDDLVQQIQGGWTDFDVAIATPDMMRDIGRLGKVLGPRGLMPSPKAGTVTTDVEDAVKGFKAGRIEVKNDKTGNLHLPVGKKSFESEKLRENFVSALNQITRMKPSGSKGRFVLRVFLTTTMGAGIKVDFVKETEK
- the rplJ gene encoding 50S ribosomal protein L10 — protein: MLTRERKEEIVESLSEAYKKSSLILFADYKGMKVDGITAFRDRLYEKYEDRAQFTIKKNTLVRLALNNAGFDESEWKDSITGTTAVLTVDDEDPISALKIITDFNKNNKTLPVIKAGFLEGKYFTGDRSAELAKLPSRDQLIAMVVGGFAAPITGLVYTLNGVLTKFLYALNAIKDKKAE
- the rplL gene encoding 50S ribosomal protein L7/L12; this translates as MTKEELIVTIKGMTVAELSELVKALEEEFGVSAAAPMAVAAVPAAGNGADEEEEEQSEFKVVLKSFGAKKIDVIKVVRTITGLGLKEAKDLVEKAGTAEGVVKESLPKAEAEELKKQLEEAGAEVELK
- a CDS encoding DNA-directed RNA polymerase subunit beta; the encoded protein is MRKANFGKRERWVFGRVHEPLEIPNLIEIQTRSFEWFIDEGLLSVLKKYSPIKSQIQRSDLKKGEKGFSLDFVSTRIGEAKHSIQECKDKGLTYSVPLYVTVRITDLYTGEIKEEEAFFGYLPFMTDNASFIINGAERVIVNQLVRSPGVYFVDEPTKAVSGSLPIYIAHFLPVKGAWFEILLNPNKQIMQARIDRRRKLNFFVFLKALGYENDLDLLRLFESGYDGSDEDELLANVGSMILEDIKTPGGDLIAEKGTLLTEDIIARAIEADVKTIKLPLPIAMKTFIALQKTYGEGMTEDDAYIELFRKLRPGEIPRINAAKSYITNLYFSPDRFDFSDVGRYKVNSRLKKVYQDYLKEFEGRKVSKDTDYAEESSVLTVLDVVLAARHLTEIESRPELLDTKDHLGNKRVRTVGELMETEFEKAFIKIHKLLEEKLTIYTSFDKIAVQSLVNVRTLMTTLHQFFATSQLSQFMDQVNPLAELTNKRRLSAIGPGGLKREHARFEVRDVHHSHYGRMCPIETPEGANIGLMTSMATFAKIDKFGFLLTPYRKVQKGVASDDIVYLAADEEERYNIAHSTIAMDAKGRILDENVEIRYAGEVRYVNREDVDYMSVSPKQIVSISTSLIPFLENDDANRALMGSNMQRQAVPVIKSEAPIVGTGVEGVAARDSGYVVLAKHKGKVISVDGRRIIVQRLDEKGKPELDEKGKPIEDVYTLFKFVRTNQDTAVNQRPIVSVGEEVEKGAPIADGPSTEMGELALGKNVLVAFMPWEGYNFEDAILVNQELLEDDTFTTIHVEMYETIARDTQLGPEEITADIPNVSKESLKNLDESGIVRVGAYVTSQDILVGKVTPKGESETTPEEKIIRSVFGDRGRDVKDSSLKLPHGVEGRVIDVKVFEKEEVSELGSGINKLVKVFVGIRKPLDVGDKLAGRHGNKGVVSNVIPKEDMPFLPDGTPIQLVLSPLGVPSRMNVGQVLETHLGWLGKLTNRYFATPIFDGATEDEIMTELYEARKKFGLEDGDSEDLKTGKVTLRDGRTGSPFDFPIVVGIMYMLKLVHIAKDKIHARSTGPYSLIHQQPLGGKAHFGGQRFGEMEVWALEAYGAAHTLNEMLTIKSDDIKGRNDVYKAILKGINIPEPGIPESFKVLIKELQGLSLDVKVFDQNNVELDVDKL